The DNA sequence CGAGCCTCGACAGTTCTTGGAGTCTCTCCCTGCTGTGCTTGATGGCACTCACCGCCTTGGTCGTGTCTGCCAGCGCAGTCGCGCCGCCACCTGGCTTCACTGCATTATTCAACGGCAAAGACCTCACCGGTTGGCGCGGTGGTGACACGTTTGATCATCGCAAATACCTGGCGCTGTCTGCCGAGCAACGCGCCGAGCAGGACGCCAAATGGACGGCCGACATGCAATCGCACTGGCGCGCGGAAGGCGATGAATTGGTCAACGATGGTCACGGCAAATACGCCACTACTGCGAAAGACTACGGTGACTTCGAACTGCTGATCGATTACAAGACCGTGCCGCTCGCCGACTCAGGCATCTACCTCCGCGGCTGTCCCCAGGTCCAGATTTGGGACCACACCAACCCCAAGGAATTCAAGAACGGCGCGGACAAAGGCAGCGGCGGCCTCTGGAACAACAGTCCCGGCGCGCCCGGCAAAGACCCGCTCGTGCTCGCCGATAAACCATTCGGCGAATGGAACCATTTCCGCATCCTCATGCTCGGCTCGCGCGTTAGCGTGTGGCTCAACGACAAGCTCGTTGTCGATCATGCCAATCTCGAAAATTATTACGACCGCAAGACCCCCATTCCCGTCAAAGGGCCGATCGAACTCCAGACGCATGGTGGCGAAATTCGCTGGCGGAACATCTTCATCCGCGA is a window from the Verrucomicrobiota bacterium genome containing:
- a CDS encoding DUF1080 domain-containing protein: MALTALVVSASAVAPPPGFTALFNGKDLTGWRGGDTFDHRKYLALSAEQRAEQDAKWTADMQSHWRAEGDELVNDGHGKYATTAKDYGDFELLIDYKTVPLADSGIYLRGCPQVQIWDHTNPKEFKNGADKGSGGLWNNSPGAPGKDPLVLADKPFGEWNHFRILMLGSRVSVWLNDKLVVDHANLENYYDRKTPIPVKGPIELQTHGGEIRWRNIFIREIGADEANKILGAKGEEAFHSVFNSRDFAGWDGPVSEYEVKDGAIVCRPKKGGTIFTKDEYSDFMARLEFKLPPGGNNGLAIRYPGHGNPAYDGMCELQVLDDNYERATGEKIDPRQAHGSAYGMVAAARGYQRPIGEWNFEEVTVQGSKIKVELNGFIILNTDLANVKEYMANSAHPGKDRTSGHFGFAGHNDPVAFRDIRIKSL